The following are from one region of the Amedibacterium intestinale genome:
- a CDS encoding aldo/keto reductase, with protein sequence MNYITLNNGIKMPMIGLGTYLLSPDDAENAVTYALKNGYELIDTANAYVNEKAVGRGMKKSGLSRDKIFLETKLWPSFYEDEDAIEETLKRLDTEYIDLMILHQPSANYLAGYRQLEKAYTEGKLKAIGISNFNIQEIQEILDNCSVVPALIQVEAHPYYPQTELKKLLSKNNIVMQAWYPLGGRDNKSILKERVIEELADKYKKSPAQIVLKWHTQMNVIVIPGSKSEPHIKENIDIFDFTLTKEDMMKIASIDKNQPFYGRDEEALKRFATWRPNVEGQK encoded by the coding sequence ATGAATTATATTACTTTAAATAATGGCATTAAGATGCCTATGATTGGATTAGGTACATATTTACTTTCGCCAGATGATGCTGAAAATGCTGTCACATATGCATTGAAAAATGGATATGAATTAATAGATACTGCTAATGCATATGTTAATGAAAAAGCTGTTGGAAGAGGAATGAAAAAATCGGGACTTTCTCGTGATAAGATATTTCTTGAAACTAAATTATGGCCATCCTTCTATGAAGATGAAGATGCAATAGAAGAAACATTAAAGAGGTTAGATACAGAATATATAGACCTGATGATTTTACATCAGCCCTCTGCAAATTATCTGGCTGGTTATAGACAATTAGAAAAAGCATATACGGAGGGAAAACTCAAAGCGATAGGAATTTCCAATTTTAATATCCAAGAAATTCAGGAAATATTAGATAATTGCTCAGTTGTCCCTGCATTAATTCAAGTAGAAGCACACCCCTATTATCCACAGACAGAGCTGAAAAAACTACTTTCAAAAAACAACATTGTTATGCAAGCATGGTATCCATTAGGTGGTCGTGATAACAAATCAATTTTGAAAGAAAGAGTTATTGAGGAGTTAGCAGATAAATATAAAAAAAGTCCAGCACAAATTGTGCTGAAATGGCATACGCAGATGAATGTTATTGTGATTCCAGGCTCTAAGTCAGAGCCGCACATTAAAGAAAATATTGATATTTTTGATTTCACTTTGACGAAAGAGGATATGATGAAAATTGCAAGTATTGATAAAAATCAGCCTTTTTATGGCAGAGATGAAGAAGCGCTAAAACGTTTTGCAACGTGGCGTCCCAATGTCGAAGGTCAAAAATAA
- a CDS encoding helix-turn-helix domain-containing protein has protein sequence MYQSLGPRCFNHKTHNAKYTKEFKQQVVQAYFAGEGSLVDIAIKYEIPSYSTVRSWIKKYNNLEELKDYDPKPEVYMKDRSRKTAKEERIKIVNYCLEHNKNYKETAELFDISYTQIYQWVRKYLSAGEEGLIDRRGQHKTEEQLSETEKLQRKVKLLEHQLKEMEMENELLKKVQEIERRRYSPKRKTKRNT, from the coding sequence ATGTATCAGTCATTGGGACCTAGATGTTTCAACCATAAAACACATAATGCAAAATATACTAAAGAGTTCAAACAACAGGTAGTTCAAGCATATTTTGCAGGAGAAGGTTCTCTCGTAGATATTGCCATCAAATATGAAATTCCTTCATACAGTACTGTCAGAAGCTGGATTAAGAAGTATAATAACCTTGAAGAACTTAAGGATTATGATCCTAAGCCGGAGGTTTATATGAAAGATCGCAGCAGAAAAACAGCAAAAGAAGAACGTATTAAAATCGTAAATTACTGTTTGGAACACAACAAGAATTATAAGGAGACAGCTGAACTATTTGATATTTCATACACGCAGATATATCAATGGGTTAGAAAATATCTATCAGCTGGAGAGGAAGGTCTTATCGATCGTCGCGGACAGCACAAGACTGAAGAACAGCTAAGCGAAACAGAGAAACTGCAACGTAAGGTAAAACTTCTTGAGCATCAGCTTAAGGAAATGGAAATGGAGAATGAGCTCTTAAAAAAAGTACAGGAAATCGAAAGGAGGCGGTATTCTCCAAAACGAAAAACGAAGCGAAATACTTAG
- a CDS encoding MerR family transcriptional regulator, with the protein MTIKEVAEKYHISQDTLRYYERIKMIPEVTRTSGGIRDYQEEDLKWVELAICMRSAGLPIEAMIEYVRLFQQGDKTIPARLELLNSQMEILKEQKNNIEKTMDKLSFKIFRYEEALRTGKLIWKKEKKE; encoded by the coding sequence TTGACAATCAAAGAAGTTGCAGAAAAATATCATATTAGTCAAGATACTTTGCGATATTATGAACGAATTAAAATGATACCTGAAGTTACCAGAACATCTGGTGGAATACGTGACTATCAAGAAGAAGATTTAAAGTGGGTAGAATTGGCAATTTGTATGAGAAGTGCAGGATTACCTATTGAAGCTATGATTGAATATGTAAGACTGTTTCAACAGGGAGATAAGACAATTCCAGCAAGATTAGAACTTTTAAATAGTCAAATGGAGATATTAAAAGAACAAAAAAACAACATCGAAAAAACTATGGATAAATTATCATTTAAAATTTTTCGTTATGAGGAAGCGTTAAGGACAGGAAAATTGATATGGAAAAAAGAAAAAAAAGAATGA
- a CDS encoding NusG domain II-containing protein — translation MNKADKIFILLVVFIAFGLYLPSLWKQMLTQNSEKEVVVNYKDKEVLRKPLNEDATYEVEGTLGVVHVEVKDGEVRVEKETSPNHLCSIQGWVDDVNRPIVCLPNDIVVQIFSSEEGDVDVVIQ, via the coding sequence ATGAATAAAGCGGATAAAATATTTATCCTATTGGTAGTTTTTATAGCTTTTGGTTTGTATCTTCCTTCTTTATGGAAACAAATGCTTACACAAAACAGTGAAAAAGAAGTCGTCGTAAATTATAAAGATAAGGAAGTGCTGCGTAAACCGTTAAATGAAGATGCAACCTATGAAGTAGAAGGAACTTTGGGGGTTGTACATGTAGAAGTAAAAGATGGAGAAGTTCGTGTTGAAAAAGAAACATCTCCTAATCATTTATGTTCTATTCAAGGCTGGGTAGATGATGTGAATCGTCCAATCGTATGTCTTCCCAATGATATTGTAGTACAGATTTTCTCTTCTGAAGAAGGGGATGTGGATGTGGTGATTCAATGA
- a CDS encoding sugar O-acetyltransferase, with protein sequence MNYEKGYVYSLMEQGGPTDVCEGYFKEAADEMLRARTLCAKANAVLPDDPSYIQYLEELFGKSLKDVRILTPFICDFGNRVKFGKNVFINHSAILSSSGGIEFEDGVMIAPGVRIATINHDMNERHTIYTYGKVTIKENAWIGMNVTICPGVTIGKYAVVGAGAVVTKDIPDYAVVGGVPAKIIRYQDPDKQKE encoded by the coding sequence ATGAATTATGAAAAAGGATACGTATATAGTTTAATGGAACAAGGCGGTCCGACTGATGTATGTGAAGGTTATTTTAAAGAAGCTGCTGATGAAATGCTTCGTGCAAGAACGCTTTGTGCTAAAGCAAATGCAGTATTGCCAGATGATCCGTCATATATTCAATATTTGGAGGAACTGTTTGGAAAAAGTCTTAAAGATGTTAGAATTTTAACACCATTTATTTGTGATTTTGGTAATCGTGTGAAGTTTGGAAAAAACGTTTTTATTAATCATTCTGCTATTTTATCGTCATCTGGTGGCATTGAATTTGAAGATGGAGTTATGATTGCACCAGGTGTTCGGATTGCAACAATTAATCATGACATGAACGAACGACATACCATTTATACATATGGAAAGGTTACCATTAAAGAAAATGCATGGATTGGTATGAATGTAACGATTTGTCCTGGGGTAACTATTGGCAAATATGCTGTTGTAGGAGCAGGAGCAGTAGTAACAAAAGATATTCCAGACTATGCAGTAGTAGGAGGAGTTCCTGCGAAAATAATTCGTTATCAAGACCCAGATAAACAAAAAGAATAA
- a CDS encoding Gx transporter family protein yields the protein MNKTKKMTTITMLVALSVLFHMVESMIPLPLPVPGFRLGLANIVGLIALYLFNFKIMIGVNLTRVIFASLLKGTLFGTGFWLSLSGVILSSIACLLAKKFTPMSIYGVSVAGSVFHAIGQVIMVTFIYQQFFMQAILPLLILLGIPSGLFIAFLADSVVERLQHRL from the coding sequence ATGAATAAGACAAAGAAAATGACGACAATTACGATGCTGGTGGCATTAAGTGTTTTGTTTCATATGGTTGAATCAATGATACCATTGCCTCTTCCTGTACCAGGTTTTCGTTTAGGTTTAGCAAATATTGTAGGGTTGATTGCCTTATATTTGTTTAATTTTAAAATTATGATAGGTGTAAATTTAACAAGAGTGATTTTTGCATCTTTATTGAAAGGAACTTTGTTTGGAACAGGATTTTGGCTTTCTTTAAGTGGCGTGATATTAAGTTCAATTGCATGTTTGCTTGCTAAAAAGTTTACCCCTATGAGTATCTATGGGGTTAGTGTTGCAGGAAGTGTTTTTCATGCGATTGGACAGGTCATAATGGTAACATTTATATATCAGCAGTTTTTTATGCAGGCAATCTTACCACTTTTGATCTTATTAGGGATTCCAAGTGGATTGTTTATTGCTTTTTTAGCAGATTCTGTTGTAGAGCGATTACAGCATAGACTATGA
- a CDS encoding DUF1700 domain-containing protein — translation MKKDEFLSLLEKRLHILNEKERQDILDEYRTHIEMKMQEGKDEEEAIQDFGDFNELVDEILDAYKINVEEMKQTSEQEDRSLNFVLENCKRIVCSLFSMDLGKILSFLFEIFVVLVLLLLLRIPFNLISILGSGLLNGVLGYDIGKLLIKPWEVLVNVIYILVFVSTLMKALKKRIEKYQGESIKELKFSNFNLHVLNEGNWKELLSVKRSFFLCMIILLSFAFYSLSFIVNWSAIYNTSILLFLMIFSGTSLIFMLFIYISYKCLWKRKV, via the coding sequence ATGAAAAAAGATGAATTTCTAAGCCTGCTAGAAAAACGTTTGCATATTCTAAATGAAAAGGAGCGACAGGACATTCTGGATGAATATCGTACGCATATTGAAATGAAGATGCAGGAAGGAAAAGATGAAGAAGAAGCAATACAGGATTTTGGAGATTTCAATGAATTGGTTGATGAAATTTTGGATGCTTATAAAATCAATGTTGAAGAAATGAAACAAACAAGTGAGCAAGAGGATAGAAGTTTGAATTTTGTATTAGAAAATTGTAAAAGGATAGTTTGTTCCTTGTTTTCTATGGATTTAGGAAAGATTTTAAGTTTCTTGTTTGAGATTTTTGTTGTTCTTGTTTTGCTTCTATTATTAAGGATTCCCTTTAACCTAATATCTATTCTAGGATCGGGTTTGTTAAATGGTGTTTTAGGATATGATATAGGTAAGTTATTAATAAAACCATGGGAAGTACTGGTTAATGTGATTTATATCTTAGTTTTTGTTTCTACGCTAATGAAAGCATTAAAAAAGCGTATTGAAAAATACCAGGGGGAAAGCATAAAAGAACTTAAGTTTTCTAATTTTAATCTTCATGTACTAAATGAAGGGAATTGGAAGGAGCTTTTATCGGTAAAAAGAAGTTTTTTCCTATGTATGATAATACTGCTAAGCTTTGCTTTTTATTCCTTATCATTTATAGTAAATTGGTCGGCTATTTATAATACTTCTATTTTGCTTTTTTTGATGATTTTCTCTGGCACTAGTCTTATATTTATGCTGTTTATCTATATATCTTATAAATGTTTATGGAAAAGAAAGGTGTAA
- a CDS encoding dCTP deaminase/dUTPase family protein, which translates to MQRIAKFYKVSYEQFEKDWLDTFPNTSKDEVVKIYESIQLPRRATSGSAGYDFFLPIDIVLQPKEIIKIPTGIRVEIAEGWVLQLFPRSSLGFKYRLQLNNTVGIIDSDYFYSDNEGHMFSKLTNDTTEQKVVELKAQAGFMQGIFLPFGICEDDDVKEIRNGGFGSTNK; encoded by the coding sequence ATGCAAAGAATTGCGAAATTTTATAAAGTGAGTTATGAACAGTTTGAAAAAGACTGGTTAGATACTTTTCCAAATACTTCAAAAGATGAAGTGGTGAAAATCTATGAAAGTATTCAGCTTCCAAGAAGAGCTACCAGTGGTTCTGCAGGATATGATTTCTTTTTGCCTATAGATATTGTTTTACAGCCAAAAGAAATTATAAAGATACCTACAGGAATACGTGTAGAAATAGCAGAAGGCTGGGTCTTGCAGCTGTTTCCAAGAAGTTCATTAGGGTTTAAATATCGTTTACAGTTAAACAACACAGTTGGAATTATTGACAGTGATTATTTCTATTCTGATAATGAAGGACATATGTTTTCAAAATTAACAAATGATACAACAGAACAAAAGGTTGTTGAATTGAAAGCACAAGCTGGATTTATGCAGGGTATTTTTCTTCCTTTTGGTATTTGTGAAGATGATGATGTAAAAGAAATAAGAAATGGCGGATTTGGAAGTACAAATAAATGA
- a CDS encoding flavodoxin — translation MGSYQLVVFYSRADENYFNGVMKYIKIGNTEKVAKVIAKFTGADLFKLEQKNPYNSDYNICVKEAKKDLQANARPPLISLPKNFENYDEIYLGYPNYWGTMPMAVYTFLEAFDFKGKVIHPFCTHEGSGLSSTEKEISQFAKGSKVSSGLAILGGSVDEATDIIERWVKNEL, via the coding sequence GTGGGATCATATCAACTCGTGGTGTTTTATTCAAGGGCAGACGAGAATTACTTCAATGGTGTAATGAAGTATATAAAGATTGGAAATACCGAAAAAGTTGCAAAAGTAATTGCTAAGTTTACAGGTGCTGATTTATTTAAATTAGAACAAAAGAACCCCTATAACAGTGATTATAATATTTGCGTTAAAGAAGCAAAGAAAGATTTACAAGCAAATGCAAGACCTCCACTTATTTCTTTACCAAAAAATTTTGAGAACTATGATGAAATATATTTAGGCTATCCAAATTATTGGGGAACTATGCCTATGGCAGTATATACATTTTTAGAAGCGTTTGATTTTAAGGGTAAGGTAATACACCCTTTTTGTACACATGAAGGAAGCGGTCTTTCTTCAACAGAAAAAGAAATATCACAATTTGCCAAAGGTTCAAAAGTATCATCAGGACTTGCAATATTGGGAGGTTCGGTAGATGAAGCAACAGATATAATTGAAAGGTGGGTAAAAAATGAATTATGA
- a CDS encoding FMN-binding protein — translation MIMKFFFIMVCSFLLCGCSSKMEGSAQVTQDNGEITTAKVILKDNKIQEVSIDETVADVDKTKKQLQNSYGMKQASSIGKEWYEQVLFFEDYVKTHGIENIKTDEKGKSVNEDLKTGCTIRVDTFIEAIKQAEMDAKNKK, via the coding sequence ATGATTATGAAATTCTTCTTTATAATGGTCTGTTCTTTTCTTCTTTGCGGATGCAGTTCAAAAATGGAAGGCAGTGCACAAGTTACGCAAGATAATGGAGAAATCACAACTGCAAAAGTTATATTAAAAGACAATAAAATTCAGGAAGTGTCGATAGATGAAACTGTAGCCGATGTTGATAAAACAAAGAAGCAGCTGCAAAATAGCTATGGAATGAAACAGGCTAGCAGCATTGGAAAAGAATGGTATGAGCAAGTCTTGTTTTTTGAAGATTATGTAAAAACGCATGGAATCGAAAATATTAAAACAGATGAAAAAGGAAAAAGTGTTAATGAAGATTTAAAAACAGGCTGTACAATTCGTGTAGATACTTTTATAGAAGCAATCAAACAAGCAGAAATGGATGCAAAGAATAAGAAATAG
- the lspA gene encoding signal peptidase II: protein MRVKHIAVGILLIVADQLSKIGISNTFALGDSKEIIPGFFNLTYVHNTGAAWSMMEGKMIFFYIVTLLALGIMFYFYFTMDKKDKITQYALVFMIAGTIGNFIDRLCFQYVRDFLDFIILGYDFPVFNIADMALCIGVFLLFVSIFLESYGGFHRCEK, encoded by the coding sequence ATGAGAGTTAAACATATAGCAGTAGGAATTTTGTTAATAGTTGCGGATCAGCTAAGTAAAATAGGAATCAGCAATACATTTGCGTTAGGGGACAGTAAGGAAATTATACCAGGCTTTTTTAATTTGACGTATGTACATAATACAGGTGCTGCCTGGAGCATGATGGAAGGAAAAATGATTTTTTTCTATATTGTAACCTTGCTTGCTTTAGGGATTATGTTTTATTTTTATTTTACAATGGATAAAAAAGATAAGATTACACAATATGCACTTGTGTTCATGATTGCAGGAACGATAGGTAATTTTATTGATCGCTTATGTTTTCAATATGTACGTGATTTTCTCGATTTTATAATTTTAGGATATGATTTTCCAGTATTTAATATTGCCGATATGGCGCTATGTATTGGAGTATTTTTATTGTTTGTGTCCATTTTTTTAGAAAGTTATGGAGGGTTTCATAGATGCGAAAAATAG
- a CDS encoding TIGR03905 family TSCPD domain-containing protein has protein sequence METFIYKPQGVCSREMRFEMDGDIIRHVTIVGGCPGNLLGISRILENKTIDEVIDAFCGVRCGGKATSCPDQISKALQQYKKQG, from the coding sequence ATGGAAACATTTATTTATAAACCGCAAGGGGTATGTTCAAGAGAAATGCGTTTTGAAATGGATGGAGATATTATTCGACATGTTACAATTGTTGGAGGATGTCCAGGAAATCTTTTAGGAATTTCACGTATTCTTGAAAACAAAACAATTGATGAAGTGATTGATGCATTTTGCGGGGTTCGCTGCGGAGGGAAAGCTACTTCCTGCCCAGATCAGATTTCAAAGGCATTGCAGCAGTATAAGAAACAAGGATAG
- a CDS encoding PadR family transcriptional regulator, with translation MNAQFKKGVLELIVLLSLNNKDKYGYELVSEVGKIVDVNEGTLYPLLRRLTNEHYFETYLVESKEGPSRKYYRMTAIGKERMKALLEDWHTFYERVNRFIEESDTDEKR, from the coding sequence ATGAATGCTCAATTTAAAAAGGGAGTATTAGAACTTATTGTTTTATTGTCTTTAAACAATAAAGATAAGTATGGATATGAACTTGTATCAGAGGTAGGAAAGATTGTTGATGTTAATGAGGGGACATTATATCCTTTGCTTCGCAGACTTACCAATGAACATTATTTTGAAACATATCTGGTAGAATCAAAAGAAGGACCTTCTAGAAAATATTATCGAATGACAGCTATTGGAAAAGAACGTATGAAAGCTTTATTGGAAGATTGGCATACATTTTATGAAAGAGTGAATCGGTTTATAGAGGAGAGTGATACAGATGAAAAAAGATGA
- the glpK gene encoding glycerol kinase GlpK, with protein sequence MKKYIMAIDQGTTSTRAILFDHDSNMVGIAQKEIENYYPHPGWVEQNANDVWASTVGVMFEVLAKTGVKEEELAAIGITNQRETTVVWDKKSGQPIYFAIVWQSRQSNSYCEKFKQEGKEEWIKEKCGLLLDPYFSASKIRWILDHVEGAQEKAERGELLFGTMDSWLLWKLTQGECHMSDVSNVSRTMLMNLDTLQYDEELLKLWNIPKCMLPEIVDSSKIFGHVKGLFAQPIPIASMIGDQQAALFGQTCFEAGSVKNTYGTGCFLLMNTKNKRIHSKHGLLTCAGWSIQGECTYVLEGSVFIAGAVIQWLRDNLQIISDSSESEKMAVHCEDNGGVVFVPSFTGLGAPYWKPDVKGAVFGLTRGTSKEQIVRAALESLAYQTNDVLCAMQEDSNMQIEKLQVDGGASANSFLLQFQSDITKTQVIRPVIFETTALGAAYLAGLACGFWKNQEEIRKYFQVSACFTPKMDTQTRETNLTKWKKAIHAVLQF encoded by the coding sequence ATGAAAAAATATATAATGGCAATTGATCAGGGTACGACAAGTACACGTGCAATTCTTTTTGACCATGACAGCAATATGGTAGGAATTGCACAAAAAGAAATAGAAAACTATTATCCTCATCCAGGATGGGTTGAACAAAATGCAAATGATGTATGGGCAAGTACGGTTGGTGTCATGTTTGAAGTGCTGGCAAAAACAGGTGTCAAGGAGGAAGAACTTGCGGCTATTGGGATAACAAATCAAAGGGAAACCACGGTTGTATGGGATAAAAAAAGTGGACAGCCTATTTATTTCGCAATCGTTTGGCAGTCTAGGCAAAGCAATTCCTATTGTGAAAAATTTAAACAGGAAGGAAAAGAAGAGTGGATTAAGGAAAAATGCGGTCTTTTACTTGATCCATATTTTTCCGCAAGTAAAATTCGCTGGATCTTAGACCATGTGGAAGGGGCACAGGAAAAAGCAGAACGAGGAGAATTATTGTTTGGTACGATGGATAGCTGGCTGTTATGGAAACTAACACAGGGAGAATGTCATATGAGTGATGTTTCCAATGTTTCAAGAACCATGTTAATGAATTTAGATACATTGCAATATGATGAAGAATTACTAAAACTTTGGAATATACCAAAATGTATGCTTCCTGAAATCGTAGATTCATCTAAAATATTTGGTCATGTAAAGGGGTTATTTGCACAGCCAATTCCAATTGCTTCAATGATTGGAGATCAGCAGGCTGCTTTATTTGGACAAACATGTTTTGAAGCAGGAAGTGTAAAAAATACATATGGAACAGGTTGTTTTTTGCTGATGAATACCAAAAATAAAAGAATTCACTCAAAACATGGTTTATTGACATGTGCAGGGTGGAGCATACAGGGAGAGTGCACGTATGTTTTAGAAGGCAGTGTTTTTATAGCTGGAGCAGTGATTCAGTGGCTAAGAGATAATTTACAAATCATTTCTGATAGCAGCGAAAGTGAAAAGATGGCAGTACATTGTGAAGATAATGGCGGTGTTGTCTTTGTTCCTTCTTTTACAGGGTTAGGTGCTCCTTATTGGAAACCAGATGTAAAAGGTGCTGTTTTTGGACTTACCAGAGGAACAAGCAAAGAACAAATTGTTCGTGCTGCATTAGAATCTTTGGCTTATCAGACAAATGATGTATTATGTGCTATGCAGGAAGATAGTAATATGCAGATAGAAAAACTGCAGGTAGATGGAGGTGCCTCTGCGAATTCTTTCTTGTTGCAGTTTCAAAGTGATATTACAAAGACACAGGTTATTCGACCAGTCATTTTTGAAACAACAGCACTTGGTGCTGCTTATTTAGCAGGACTTGCCTGTGGGTTTTGGAAAAATCAGGAAGAAATACGAAAGTATTTTCAAGTATCCGCTTGTTTTACACCAAAGATGGATACACAAACAAGAGAAACAAACTTAACAAAATGGAAAAAAGCAATTCATGCAGTATTACAGTTTTAA
- a CDS encoding RluA family pseudouridine synthase, which translates to MRKIDLTVLEEDALCRLDKYVSDKEKDLSRSRVQSLLQDGVLLVNDKVSKANYKVKTGDHIYACFDDEVELEAKPEKMDLDIRYEDSDVIVINKPRNMVVHPAAGNQTGTLVNGLLYHCKDLSGINGVLRPGIVHRIDKDTTGLLIVAKNDKAHVSLSEQLQSKTVNRLYYALVHGVIEHEFGTIDAPIGRDVKDRQKMAVTEVNSKDARTHFKVIERFKNYTLVECRLETGRTHQIRVHMQYIGHPVVGDEKYSYRKTMDCGGQLLHAHQLTFVHPSTNEKITVEAPLPKQFEDILEELRKEQK; encoded by the coding sequence ATGCGAAAAATAGATTTAACGGTATTAGAAGAAGATGCATTATGTCGTTTGGATAAGTATGTAAGTGATAAAGAAAAAGACCTGTCAAGAAGTCGTGTTCAGTCATTATTGCAGGATGGAGTGCTTCTTGTGAATGACAAAGTTTCAAAAGCAAATTACAAAGTAAAAACAGGGGATCATATCTATGCCTGCTTTGATGATGAAGTAGAATTAGAAGCAAAGCCTGAAAAAATGGATTTAGATATTCGTTATGAAGATAGTGATGTCATTGTCATAAATAAACCTCGCAATATGGTTGTACATCCAGCTGCTGGAAATCAAACTGGAACACTGGTGAATGGTTTGTTGTACCATTGTAAAGATTTATCTGGTATTAATGGTGTTCTTCGTCCGGGAATCGTTCATCGTATTGATAAAGATACAACAGGATTATTAATTGTTGCGAAAAATGATAAAGCACATGTTAGTTTAAGTGAACAGCTGCAAAGCAAAACGGTAAATCGTTTATATTATGCTTTGGTACATGGAGTAATTGAACATGAGTTTGGTACAATTGATGCGCCGATTGGACGAGATGTAAAAGATCGTCAGAAAATGGCTGTTACAGAAGTAAATTCAAAAGACGCACGTACGCATTTTAAAGTTATTGAACGTTTTAAAAATTATACACTTGTAGAGTGTCGTTTGGAGACAGGAAGAACGCATCAGATTCGTGTACATATGCAATACATCGGACATCCCGTTGTTGGTGATGAGAAATATTCTTATCGTAAAACAATGGATTGTGGAGGACAGCTTTTACATGCTCATCAGTTAACATTTGTTCATCCTTCCACAAATGAAAAAATTACGGTAGAAGCGCCGCTTCCAAAACAATTTGAAGATATTTTAGAAGAATTAAGAAAGGAACAGAAATAA